From the genome of Arvicola amphibius chromosome 9, mArvAmp1.2, whole genome shotgun sequence, one region includes:
- the C9H8orf33 gene encoding UPF0488 protein C8orf33 homolog isoform X2 codes for MKQKKKKIPTRVSGTNGEEKTSEKPVPEEAPPSAEAQAEQLARELAWCVEQLELGLKTQRPTPKQKEQAVGAIRTLRSEKTPLPRKRQLMRSLFGDYRAQMDAEWQEALKALRTATQSARVQLVGEAARKKSGRVCRPRPVGRTKAAVDSTDEEFRFNFF; via the exons atgaagcagaagaagaagaaaatcccGACTAGGGTCTCTGGGACAAACGGAGAAGAAAAGACCTCCGAGAAACCTGTTCCAGAGGAAGCTCCCCCCAGTGCTGAGGCCCAG GCGGAGCAGCTGGCGAGGGAGCTGGCCTGGTGTGTTGAACAGCTGGAGTTGGGTCTCAAGACGCAGAGACCCACCCCGAAGCAGA AAGAGCAGGCGGTTGGGGCAATCCGAACCTTGCGCAGTGAGAAAACCCCCTTGCCCCGGAAGAGACAGCTGATGCGCTCCTTGTTTGGGGACTACAGGGCTCAAATGGATGCGGAATGGCAGGAAGCCCTGAAAGCCCTCAGGACTG CTACCCAGTCAGCCCGGGTCCAGCTTGTAGGCGAGGCGGCCAGAAAGAAGAGCGGAAGGGTCTGCAGGCCTCGTCCAGTGGGAAGAACCAAGGCCGCTGTGGACTCTACTGATGAAGAGTTTCGGTTCAATTTCTTCTAG
- the C9H8orf33 gene encoding UPF0488 protein C8orf33 homolog isoform X1 — MAELGRPALETPAASSRRTQRSLRRPRLPRPASGASDPPLLSSVPPACDSATRARPVGNTVSMKQKKKKIPTRVSGTNGEEKTSEKPVPEEAPPSAEAQAEQLARELAWCVEQLELGLKTQRPTPKQKEQAVGAIRTLRSEKTPLPRKRQLMRSLFGDYRAQMDAEWQEALKALRTATQSARVQLVGEAARKKSGRVCRPRPVGRTKAAVDSTDEEFRFNFF; from the exons ATGGCG GAGTTAGGCCGTCCTGCACTGGAGACACCAGCAGCCTCAAGCCGAAGAACTCAACGCTCTCTGCGCAGACCCCGGCTCCCCCGCCCGGCTTCCGGTGCCTCAGACCCTCCCCTTCTCAGTTCAGTGCCACCTGCTTGTGACTCCGCCACCAGAGCACGTCCCGTAGGCAACACAGTGTcgatgaagcagaagaagaagaaaatcccGACTAGGGTCTCTGGGACAAACGGAGAAGAAAAGACCTCCGAGAAACCTGTTCCAGAGGAAGCTCCCCCCAGTGCTGAGGCCCAG GCGGAGCAGCTGGCGAGGGAGCTGGCCTGGTGTGTTGAACAGCTGGAGTTGGGTCTCAAGACGCAGAGACCCACCCCGAAGCAGA AAGAGCAGGCGGTTGGGGCAATCCGAACCTTGCGCAGTGAGAAAACCCCCTTGCCCCGGAAGAGACAGCTGATGCGCTCCTTGTTTGGGGACTACAGGGCTCAAATGGATGCGGAATGGCAGGAAGCCCTGAAAGCCCTCAGGACTG CTACCCAGTCAGCCCGGGTCCAGCTTGTAGGCGAGGCGGCCAGAAAGAAGAGCGGAAGGGTCTGCAGGCCTCGTCCAGTGGGAAGAACCAAGGCCGCTGTGGACTCTACTGATGAAGAGTTTCGGTTCAATTTCTTCTAG